A DNA window from Desulfofalx alkaliphila DSM 12257 contains the following coding sequences:
- a CDS encoding glutamate-5-semialdehyde dehydrogenase — translation MMNNTLLAKAEAAREAARTLGHLSTEVKNKALLNMARELEEHAAEILQANSRDMAAAQSKGMAAALLDRLRLTEAGIADMAAGLREVAALPDPVGEVLSMWRRPNGLEVGQVRVPMGVVGIIYEARPNVTVDAAGLCIKAGNAVLLRGGSEAVNSNVAIGSVIAAAAEKSGLPPGSIAMVEDTGRQTVKDMMKLNGYIDVLIPRGGAGLIKSVMENATVPVIETGVGNCHVYIDKDADLEKARAVAVNAKCHRPGVCNAAETLLVHKELAAEFLPHVLGELRARGVEVRGCPATKSIVNWVKEAGEEDYLTEYLDLIVAVKVVEDFAEAAEHIYRFGTKHSECIVTENYSTARRFVQEIDAAAVYVNASTRFTDGHQFGFGAEIGISTQKLHARGPMGLKELTTIKYVVYGDGHIRE, via the coding sequence ATGATGAATAATACCTTACTGGCTAAGGCCGAGGCTGCCAGGGAGGCGGCCCGCACACTGGGTCATTTGTCCACCGAGGTAAAAAATAAGGCCCTGTTAAATATGGCCAGGGAGCTGGAGGAGCATGCTGCGGAAATACTGCAGGCCAACAGCCGGGATATGGCGGCAGCCCAAAGCAAGGGCATGGCTGCGGCCCTCCTTGACCGCTTACGCCTCACCGAGGCCGGCATAGCTGATATGGCCGCCGGTTTGAGGGAGGTGGCCGCACTGCCTGACCCGGTGGGGGAGGTGCTGTCCATGTGGCGCCGGCCCAACGGCTTGGAAGTTGGCCAGGTGCGTGTGCCCATGGGGGTGGTGGGCATAATTTATGAAGCCAGGCCCAATGTTACCGTGGACGCCGCCGGGCTGTGTATAAAGGCCGGCAATGCGGTGCTTTTAAGGGGTGGTTCTGAGGCTGTTAATTCAAATGTGGCCATAGGGTCAGTAATTGCCGCAGCCGCTGAAAAAAGCGGTTTGCCCCCTGGCTCGATAGCCATGGTGGAGGATACCGGCCGACAGACTGTTAAGGATATGATGAAGTTAAACGGTTACATTGATGTCTTAATCCCCCGCGGCGGGGCGGGTTTAATTAAATCGGTGATGGAAAATGCCACTGTGCCGGTAATAGAGACCGGTGTGGGAAACTGCCATGTGTATATAGACAAGGACGCCGACTTGGAGAAAGCCCGGGCCGTTGCGGTTAATGCCAAGTGCCATCGTCCGGGGGTGTGCAATGCCGCTGAAACATTGCTGGTCCACAAAGAGCTTGCGGCTGAATTCCTGCCCCATGTATTGGGCGAACTTCGGGCCCGGGGGGTGGAGGTGCGGGGTTGCCCTGCCACCAAGAGTATTGTCAACTGGGTAAAGGAGGCCGGTGAAGAAGACTACCTCACAGAGTATTTAGACTTAATTGTTGCCGTAAAGGTGGTAGAAGATTTTGCAGAGGCAGCCGAACACATCTACCGTTTTGGCACCAAGCACTCTGAATGCATAGTAACCGAAAACTACAGTACCGCCCGTCGCTTTGTGCAAGAAATTGATGCCGCCGCCGTTTATGTCAATGCCTCCACTCGGTTTACCGACGGGCACCAATTTGGCTTTGGTGCGGAAATTGGCATCTCTACCCAAAAGCTCCATGCCCGGGGGCCCATGGGCTTAAAGGAGCTGACCACCATAAAATACGTCGTTTATGGTGATGGCCACATTAGAGAATAA
- the sfsA gene encoding DNA/RNA nuclease SfsA — protein MTQIKVADKLIEAVFNERLNRFVAIVTIGGRSYRAHVPSSGRMGELLVPGVPVLVTPGKPGGRTDFKLLMVRYQSHWVSIDSLLPNRLVKEALLEQQLPALQGYRSISPEQKFGGSRFDFFLQQGHQRDCYIEVKSVTLVEEGMAKFPDAPSERGTKHLLDLVRAVQQGYRGVVLFVVQRTDASSFAPNTPRDRKFSDALAYGIRCGVEVYAWRCALKPPYVALTDQIPLKVVK, from the coding sequence ATGACACAAATAAAGGTTGCTGACAAATTAATTGAAGCTGTTTTTAACGAACGATTAAACCGCTTTGTGGCTATCGTGACAATAGGCGGCCGTTCTTATCGGGCCCATGTGCCCAGCTCCGGCCGTATGGGTGAACTCTTGGTGCCCGGGGTGCCGGTCTTGGTTACCCCCGGCAAGCCCGGGGGACGTACCGACTTCAAACTGCTGATGGTGAGGTATCAATCCCATTGGGTGTCCATAGACTCGCTGCTGCCTAACCGCTTGGTGAAGGAAGCCCTGCTTGAACAACAACTGCCTGCCCTACAGGGTTATAGGTCCATTAGCCCTGAACAAAAATTTGGCGGCAGCCGTTTTGACTTTTTCTTGCAGCAGGGACACCAAAGGGACTGCTACATAGAAGTAAAATCAGTAACCCTGGTGGAGGAGGGCATGGCCAAATTTCCCGATGCCCCCTCTGAACGGGGCACTAAACATCTGTTGGACCTTGTCCGGGCGGTACAGCAAGGGTACCGGGGGGTGGTATTGTTTGTGGTACAGCGGACAGACGCAAGCTCTTTTGCCCCCAATACCCCCCGGGACAGAAAGTTTTCCGATGCCCTTGCCTATGGAATAAGGTGCGGTGTAGAGGTTTATGCCTGGCGGTGTGCCCTTAAACCGCCCTACGTTGCACTGACAGATCAAATACCGTTAAAGGTGGTTAAATAA
- the nadD gene encoding nicotinate-nucleotide adenylyltransferase, translating into MSTLAIMGGTFDPIHYGHLLVADQVRHNFNCDKVLFIPAARPPHKEGVPISSARHRLAITRLAVASNDAFMVSTLEIDRPGPSYTVDTVKAVHQLYRPEKLYFITGADGVLEIMTWKDVNQLLSLCCFVAATRPGFDIGNLKEKLKDLPEEKLKNIIPLSVPALDISSTDIRRRVRKGEPIKYLLPEPVEKYIKNHRLYL; encoded by the coding sequence ATGAGTACGCTGGCAATAATGGGGGGCACCTTTGACCCCATTCATTACGGCCACCTGCTGGTTGCCGACCAGGTGCGCCATAATTTTAATTGTGATAAAGTTTTGTTTATTCCTGCTGCCAGGCCGCCGCACAAAGAAGGGGTGCCCATATCTTCGGCAAGACACCGGCTGGCCATTACCCGATTGGCAGTGGCATCAAATGACGCCTTTATGGTTTCTACCTTAGAAATTGACCGCCCCGGTCCTTCGTACACCGTGGACACTGTCAAGGCGGTGCACCAGCTATACCGCCCTGAAAAACTGTACTTTATCACCGGCGCCGATGGGGTGCTGGAAATAATGACCTGGAAAGATGTGAACCAACTACTGTCCCTGTGCTGCTTTGTGGCTGCCACCAGGCCGGGTTTTGATATTGGCAATTTAAAAGAAAAACTTAAAGATTTACCGGAAGAAAAATTAAAAAATATAATTCCCCTGTCTGTTCCTGCCTTGGACATTTCCAGCACCGATATTCGCCGGCGGGTAAGAAAGGGTGAACCGATAAAATACTTACTGCCGGAGCCTGTGGAAAAATATATTAAAAACCATCGCCTTTACCTGTAA
- a CDS encoding RNA recognition motif domain-containing protein, with amino-acid sequence MARTLYVGNLPWTTKADDLKEAFEAYGEVISSRVITDRETGRSRGFGFVEVNDEDADKMIEALNGAELEGRVITVNEAKARE; translated from the coding sequence TTGGCACGCACGCTGTATGTAGGCAACCTACCATGGACCACCAAGGCCGATGATTTAAAAGAAGCCTTTGAAGCTTACGGTGAAGTGATTTCAAGTCGGGTGATAACTGACCGTGAAACAGGCAGATCAAGGGGCTTTGGTTTTGTGGAAGTAAATGATGAAGATGCTGACAAAATGATTGAAGCATTAAACGGCGCAGAATTAGAGGGCCGGGTAATCACTGTAAATGAAGCCAAGGCCAGAGAGTAA
- the yqeK gene encoding bis(5'-nucleosyl)-tetraphosphatase (symmetrical) YqeK gives MKSKNIEEKLKHNISAHRYEHTLGVVNTVRQLAAHFNVDPEKAELAALLHDCARDYADDKLLQLAKEFGIELDLVYRHFPAMLHGPVGAMIARQEYGVLQPDVLQAISIHTLGSGRMDDLAKVLMVADSIEPGRSYKGVNRLRKEVYACKDNLNLAVLNCLEFKMASVIKSRYLLHPTAVEARNALLMELNCNNC, from the coding sequence ATGAAGAGCAAAAACATAGAAGAAAAATTAAAGCATAATATTTCTGCCCACCGCTATGAACATACTTTGGGAGTGGTTAATACAGTTCGGCAGTTGGCGGCACATTTTAATGTGGATCCGGAGAAGGCAGAGTTGGCGGCCCTGCTGCACGACTGTGCCCGGGATTATGCCGACGACAAACTGCTGCAGCTGGCCAAAGAATTTGGCATTGAGCTTGATCTTGTTTATCGCCATTTTCCGGCCATGCTTCACGGTCCTGTGGGGGCCATGATTGCCCGGCAGGAATACGGTGTGCTGCAGCCCGATGTACTGCAGGCAATTAGTATTCATACCCTGGGCTCCGGCAGGATGGATGATTTAGCAAAGGTATTGATGGTGGCCGACTCCATAGAACCGGGCCGCAGCTATAAGGGTGTAAACCGGTTGAGGAAAGAGGTTTATGCCTGCAAGGACAATTTAAACCTTGCGGTCTTGAACTGTCTTGAATTTAAAATGGCAAGTGTGATAAAATCAAGATATTTACTACACCCTACAGCGGTGGAGGCTCGTAACGCCCTGCTAATGGAATTGAACTGTAACAATTGCTAA
- the rsfS gene encoding ribosome silencing factor — translation MTLSIQQIVDVARNAAEEKKAQDITVLNISGISVICDYFVICSGQTGIQVKAIAENIIDRLIERGVAPKRREGLREGNWILLDYGDVVVHVFREEERAFYNLERLWGDAQVVNNSVVSQN, via the coding sequence TTGACACTTAGCATCCAACAGATAGTGGATGTAGCCCGGAATGCTGCAGAAGAAAAAAAGGCCCAAGATATCACCGTGCTGAACATTAGTGGCATTTCGGTCATTTGCGACTACTTCGTAATTTGCAGCGGTCAAACCGGCATACAGGTAAAGGCCATAGCTGAAAACATTATTGATAGGCTGATTGAGCGTGGGGTGGCTCCCAAACGTCGGGAAGGATTGCGGGAAGGCAATTGGATATTACTTGATTATGGCGACGTGGTGGTGCATGTGTTCAGGGAAGAAGAGCGCGCATTTTATAACCTGGAAAGACTGTGGGGAGATGCTCAAGTGGTGAATAATTCAGTGGTTAGCCAAAATTAA